The sequence ATGACAAAAGGCATGGCAAAGATCATGCGGTATCCAATAAGAGCTTGCGTGCTGATGGGGTTCATGAGCACTGACATGTAGTAGATGCAGTTAAATAAAACCGAGGCTAAAAGCGAATAAAATATGCCTTTTATCATGAAAAAAATCTTCTCTTTTTCTGGGTAAATTTAAAGTAGCGATTGTATGCAAAATATCTTTAATAGTCCATTAATGGCTTTTATTTTTTAAGTTTTGCGTGATATAATCTGCGCTAAATCAAGGTAAAAGATAGGAAAAATTTATGACTTGGAACAGAGATAGTTGGAGAGAATTTAACATCTTGCAACAACCAACTTATCCAAATTTAAAAGAGCTAAAAGAGGCTGAAGAAAAACTAAAAGCACTTCCGCCTTTGGTATTTGCTGGTGAGGCTAGAAGTCTTAAAAATGAGCTTGCAAAAGTTTGCAATGGCGAGGCCTTTTTGCTTCAAGGTGGCGACTGTGCTGAGAGTTTTGCAAATTTTAGCGCAAACAACATCAGAGATATGTTTAAGGTCTTGCTTCAAATGGCGATAGTTTTAACCTTTGGTGGTGGCTGTCCGGTGGTCAAAGTAGGCCGCGTGGCAGGGCAGTTTGCAAAGCCTAGAAGTAGCGACTATGAAGAGGTAAATGGAGTTAAATTACCAAGCTATAGAGGCGACATCATAAATGGCTTTGAATTTGACGAGCAGGCAAGAGTACCTGATCCAAAACGCATGATAGAAGCTTACTATCAAAGTGCTTCTACGATGAACCTCTTAAGAGCCTTTTCAAGAGGAGGTTTGGCCGACCTTCATCAGGTGCATAAGTGGAATTTAGGCTTTGTTAAAAAGCCAGAGATAGGCGAGAAATACGCAAAACTAGCTGATGATCTAACAAAAACTCTATCTTTCATGGCAGCTTGTGGCATCACTTCGGCAAACACCCCAGCGATAAATCAAACCGCAGTCTATACATCTCACGAGGCACTGCTTTTGCCTTATGAAGAGGCGCTAACTAGGGTTGATAGCCTTAGTGGCGAGTGGTATGATTGCTCGGCTCACATGCTTTGGATAGGCGAGAGAACACGCGGTATAAACGATGCTCACGTGCATTTTTTAAGTGGTGTGAAAAATCCTATCGGCGTAAAGATCGGACCAAGTGCAAAAGCTGAAGAAGTTGTCGCGCTTGCAAATAAGCTAAATCCAGAAAATGAAGCTGGCAGACTAAATGTGATAATCAGAATGGGCGCTGACAAGATCGGCGAAAATTTACCAAAAATTTTAAGAGAGCTAAAGCGCGAGGGGCTAAATATCGTTTATAGCATCGATCCGATGCATGGCAACACCGTTAAGACCTCAAACAACTACAAAACTCGTGAATTTAGTAAAATTTTAAGCGAGGTTAGAAACTTTTTTGAAATTCATAAAGCTGAGGGCACAAGAGCAGGTGGCGTGCATCTTGAGATGACTGGCAAAGATGTGACAGAGTGCACTGGTGGCGCGCTAAACATCACTGAAAGCTCGCTAAAAGAGAGATATGAGACGCAGTGCGATCCAAGACTAAATGCTGATCAGGCTTTAGAGCTTGCATTTTTGATGGCTGATCTAGTTAAAAAAGCTTAAAATTTATAAAATTTGGAGAAAAATATGGCAAATATTTATGATCTAATAGTAGTTGGCGGCGGACCTTGTGGCATAGCTAGCGTAGTTGAGGCTAAAAGAAATGGCTTAAGTAATGTTTTGCTCCTTGAAAAAGGCGATAACCACAGCCAAACGATCAGAAAATTTTATAAAGACAATAAACGCGTAGATAAAGAGTATA is a genomic window of Campylobacter concisus containing:
- a CDS encoding class II 3-deoxy-7-phosphoheptulonate synthase, with the translated sequence MTWNRDSWREFNILQQPTYPNLKELKEAEEKLKALPPLVFAGEARSLKNELAKVCNGEAFLLQGGDCAESFANFSANNIRDMFKVLLQMAIVLTFGGGCPVVKVGRVAGQFAKPRSSDYEEVNGVKLPSYRGDIINGFEFDEQARVPDPKRMIEAYYQSASTMNLLRAFSRGGLADLHQVHKWNLGFVKKPEIGEKYAKLADDLTKTLSFMAACGITSANTPAINQTAVYTSHEALLLPYEEALTRVDSLSGEWYDCSAHMLWIGERTRGINDAHVHFLSGVKNPIGVKIGPSAKAEEVVALANKLNPENEAGRLNVIIRMGADKIGENLPKILRELKREGLNIVYSIDPMHGNTVKTSNNYKTREFSKILSEVRNFFEIHKAEGTRAGGVHLEMTGKDVTECTGGALNITESSLKERYETQCDPRLNADQALELAFLMADLVKKA